From the genome of Colletotrichum higginsianum IMI 349063 chromosome 4, whole genome shotgun sequence, one region includes:
- a CDS encoding Glycosyltransferase family 2 codes for MVAVMDLFWPNIGFGWSTSAWMYLFIALWLHRYTRLFVHCVSHWAYKSKPIPAKPTFTSDDVTVIIPTIHNVFEELRPSLLSIITCKPRVLMLVTTTEKHAALEKLARSLPHPNVQVYSTPIANKRLQVCEALPKVTTKITIMADDDVTWPSTLMPWILAPFEDPKIGGVGTCQRVKRVWEGPMSTRIFNWLGAAYIERRNFEISATHNIDGGTSCMSGRTGAYRSEILSSHDFLEGFKTEKWGKYILNADDDNFVTRWLVSHQWKTWIQYEKECELETTLENSTKFLYQCSRWARSNWRSNWTSLVRERYVLTQQPWCTYALHIATFTSLAFLFDPLIILALWKGTAEWDAESRRQALWAQIIFVFGFTKVVKLMGLFRRNPSDLVFLPVSILFGYAHGIIKLYALSTLKMTSWGSRADGDTNDDIRLTPRPKRAMSLTTPPGGQDLVRYRHERQMTEKVSDWHRPATEPRRPQTVRMNTFPAKDIKAPHVTFSLLEHPSD; via the exons ATGGTGGCCGTCATGGATCTCTTCTGGCCCAATATCGGCTTTGGCTGGTCTACCAGCGCCTGGATGTACCTCTTCATCGCTCTTTG GCTTCATCGATACACGCGCCTTTTCGTTCACTGTGTCAGCCACTGGGCTTACAAGTCCAAGCCCATCCCCGCTAAGCCGACCTTCACTTCCGATGACGTGACTGTCATCATTCCCACCATCCACAATGTCTTCGAGGAGCTTCGTCCTTCTCTGCTCAGCATCATCACCTGCAAACCCCGCGTCTTGATGCTCGTCACCACCACTGAGAAGCATGCCGCCCTGGAGAAGCTTGCTAGAAGCCTCCCCCATCCCAATGTCCAGGTCTACTCCACCCCGATCGCCAACAAACGTCTTCAGGTCTGCGAGGCCTTGCCCAAGGTTACCACCAAGATCACCATCATGGCTGACGATGATGTCACTTGGCCGTCGACTCTGATGCCCTGGATTCTCGCTCCCTTTGAGGACCCCAAGattggcggcgtcggcactTGCCAGAGAGTCAAGCGCGTCTGGGAGGGCCCGATGTCCACCCGAATCTTCAACTGGCTGGGTGCCGCTTACATCGAGAGACGCAACTTTGAGATCTCTGCCACTCACAACATCGATGGCGGCACTTCTTGCATGTCGGGTAGAACCGGCGCCTACCGATCTGAGATTCTCTCCAGCCACGACTTCCTCGAGGGTTTCAAGACCGAGAAGTGGGGCAAGTACatcctcaacgccgacgacgacaacttCGTCACCCGCTGGCTTGTCAGCCATCAGTGGAAAACTTGGATCCAGTATGAGAAGGAATGTGAGCTAGAGACCACCCTGGAGAACAGCACCAAGTTCCTCTACCAATGCTCTCGATGGGCTCGTAGCAACTGGCGCAGCAACTGGACCAGCCTTGTCCGAGAGCGATACGTTCTCAC TCAACAGCCCTGGTGCACTTACGCTCTCCACATTGCGACCTTCACCTCCTTGGCTTTTCTTTTCGACcccctcatcatcctcgcaCTGTGGAAGGGCACTGCTGAGTGGGACGCGGAGAGCCGCAGGCAGGCGCTTTGGGCTCAGATCATCTTTGTCTTCGGCTTCACCAAGGTCGTCAAGCTCATGGGTCTGTTCCGCCGCAACCCAAGCGACCTTGTCTTCCTGCCTGTGTCCATCCTTTTCGGCTATGCTCACGGCATCATCAAGCTCTACGCCTTGTCGACTCTGAAGATG ACGTCCTGGGGCAGCAGAGCCGACGGTGACACCAACGACGACATCCGTCTGACCCCTCGCCCCAAGCGAGCCATGAGCCTGACTACCCCTCCTGGTGGCCAGGACCTCGTTCGCTACCGCCACGAGCGTCAGATGACCGAGAAGGTCTCTGACTGGCACCGCCCCGCTACCGAGCCGCGAAGGCCTCAGACTGTGCGGATGAACACATTCCCTGCCAAGGACATTAAGGCTCCGCACGTCACCTTCTCGCTCTTGGAGCATCCTTCAGATTAG